A genomic segment from Papilio machaon chromosome 10, ilPapMach1.1, whole genome shotgun sequence encodes:
- the LOC106718186 gene encoding uncharacterized protein LOC106718186, with the protein MGLKRGVLATVWQVIKGRQGVELDAFPSVTDHALADCDALQNSVDCHLDHLGNLWVLDSGIVDTIDNPRCTCPPKVVVINVVLKKVTKTIKLVSTVEPMSQLQNIVVEYSVTGTFVYISDASRGAIIVHEVSSNDGWSVLACAPAIGIQLALVKRGPLHNSLILIRIHHRGLLELDTAALKRKICNSPLTVIGEKDQAVFLLGFDAHHLYLRHSECADVLSWDIQKPYSNLMNIHSAGPQMVPTSVTSDPLKHSLLVLDTNYAETVLETKATYHKLTFIGQV; encoded by the exons ATGGG GCTGAAGCGAGGTGTGCTGGCAACAGTATGGCAGGTGATCAAAGGGCGTCAAGGGGTAGAACTTGACGCCTTTCCCAGTGTCACCGACCACGCGCTAGCCGACTGCGACGCGCTGCAGAACTCAGTCGACTGCCATCTTGACCATTTG GGCAACCTATGGGTCCTTGACAGCGGCATCGTTGACACCATAGACAATCCAAGATGTACTTGCCCTCCTAAAGTCGTGGTCATCAACGTCGTCCTAAAGAAGGTGACGAAGACGATCAAGTTGGTCTCGACAGTAGAGCCCATGTCGCAACTGCAGAACATTGTCGTCGAATACTCTGTTACTGGTACATTCGT TTACATTTCAGATGCATCGCGTGGTGCGATCATCGTCCATGAAGTGTCAAGCAACGATGGCTGGTCAGTGCTCGCCTGCGCTCCTGCAATCGGCATACAGCTGGCTCTGGTAAAGAGAGGTCCTCTACACAACTCTTTGATACTCATCAGAATACATCATAGGGGTCTACTGGAATTGGATACAGCAGCGTTAAAGAGAAAAATCTGCAATTCACCCTTGACTG tgaTAGGTGAGAAAGACCAGGCAGTGTTTCTCCTCGGCTTCGACGCTCACCATTTATACTTACGCCATTCGGAATGTGCAGATGTTCTCTCCTGGGACATTCAGAAGCCGTACTCCAACCTCATGAACATACATTCAGCGGGCCCCCAAATGGTTCCTACCTCTGTTACAAGTGACCCTCTTAAACACTCACTTCTCGTATTGGATACCAATTACGCAGAAACAGTGTTAGAAACAAAAGCAACCTatcataaattaacatttattggTCAGGTTTGA